A stretch of the Chitinophaga sp. Cy-1792 genome encodes the following:
- a CDS encoding polysaccharide deacetylase family protein has translation MSKQQKRILISVDVEEFDIPEEFGQQVSLQDKLEISRKGLQLTLDLFEKYNVRATFFITAYWAQHYPELIRRIAASHEVASHAYYHSTFSEADLEGSRLALQEISGQQVKGFRMPRLRKVNMAALQSAGYLYDSSVNPTWLPGRYNNWHLPRTLFKDQDVWIIPSSVSPLLRYPIFWLSVKNAPLWVTKHFSRQILRKDPYLSFYFHPWELVDLKSWQLPGYIKNVSGQKMYARLDGFLSFLQQRGEFCAHIDLLASEKNN, from the coding sequence ATGAGTAAGCAGCAAAAAAGGATATTGATCAGTGTGGATGTAGAAGAATTCGATATCCCGGAAGAATTTGGCCAGCAGGTATCGCTCCAGGATAAACTGGAAATATCCCGGAAAGGTCTGCAGCTTACCCTCGACCTCTTCGAAAAATACAACGTCAGAGCTACCTTTTTCATTACCGCCTACTGGGCACAGCATTATCCCGAATTAATCCGCCGCATCGCCGCCAGCCACGAAGTGGCTTCCCATGCCTACTACCATAGCACCTTTTCCGAGGCAGACCTGGAAGGCTCCCGGCTCGCCCTGCAGGAAATCAGCGGGCAACAGGTAAAAGGCTTCCGCATGCCCCGCCTGCGTAAGGTAAACATGGCCGCCCTGCAAAGTGCAGGCTATCTGTACGATTCCTCTGTCAACCCCACCTGGCTGCCTGGCAGATATAACAACTGGCACCTGCCACGTACCCTTTTTAAAGACCAGGATGTCTGGATTATCCCCTCTTCCGTTTCTCCGCTTTTAAGATACCCTATTTTCTGGCTTAGCGTCAAAAATGCACCGTTATGGGTTACAAAGCATTTCAGCCGCCAGATCCTCCGAAAAGACCCCTACCTGTCATTCTATTTTCACCCATGGGAATTGGTGGATTTAAAAAGCTGGCAACTGCCTGGTTATATCAAAAATGTTTCCGGTCAGAAAATGTATGCCCGACTCGACGGTTTCCTCTCTTTCCTCCAGCAGCGCGGGGAATTCTGCGCACATATTGATCTCTTAGCATCTGAAAAAAATAATTAA
- a CDS encoding collagen-like protein, translating to MKRKLLLYILFLSALFLQQAKAQNALTGINYQAVARNANGTTLPNQALQVRFTVLSGSPGGNVQYQETQDVTTNQLGLFTLQIGKGSPVSGSFASIPWAQANQYLRVEVSVGGSNFSELGTSQLMSVPFALFAANSTPGPKGDPGPAGPAGPQGAKGDPGVTGPAGATGPQGIAGPIGAIGPMGLPGATGATGATGAMGAQGPAGPIGPAGATGAAGATGPAGPAGVAGATGPVGPVGPQGPAGPAGSIAGAAAGGDLSGTYPNPTVAKIQGFPVVTTAPTAGQLLTFDGTNWGPAANSGGLVIPYAGTFNLPGTLFSLTNNGDGTSLAGVSNSTSPNITPILGTVSSTSPGGFATAVKGTNNGTGGLGIGVWGSQNGAGWGVYGTAPTGIGVYGNATGSGFGVYANSSSGTGLYATSTTGMPANIAISNNANTSNALTVTTSGSGAGIQVSASAGGNGINAVSVQGSGVNATSNILSGAGVLGHHTVGGEAITGLTTSNSGTPTGAVVGRNDGPGYGVQGFIATDASGNGVGVLGRVGVNGSSGMAGKFENLNTSNNISTVVVTTGSNGNGVDATGVSGFALHGTATNISGGGVVGDNTAGGEAVTGRGNSTAGIGTVVGRNDGAGYGVYGFIATNTAGTGAAVAGRVGISGSTGRGGFFENTNNANTNNTVEVVNVGPGVIADHSQGNAGNFFMNNTSGVGAGVRGEVNSIFGNNGTAGVYGIASGTGGYGGYFEHSNTTGFGRALYVTSVGQGTATELDHNGPSGNAVLIQGFNNTNTDNVLQVLSAGPGVIANHALGNVANFVNSNNTAVAAAVRGEVNSIFGNAGTAGIYGVASGTGGYAGYFEHTETTGFGITLQVITNDLGTAMVVDHEGTSGDIAIFQSGGFNVTRIDKTGKGFFDGGTQTGGADMAEAFDVSGSIKNYEPGDVLIIDVNKDRSVEKSNEAYSSLVAGVYATKPGMLMTEEKIDTDISDKVPMGVVGVIPTKVCNEGGAIHRGDILVTSSRVGYAMKADLDKLKPGQAIGKALEEMGGSEGKIRVLVNVK from the coding sequence ATGAAAAGGAAACTTTTACTATATATTTTGTTCCTGTCAGCCCTATTCCTCCAGCAGGCAAAGGCACAGAATGCCCTGACTGGTATTAACTATCAGGCTGTAGCACGAAATGCGAACGGTACCACACTTCCCAATCAGGCCCTGCAGGTAAGATTTACAGTGCTGAGTGGTTCGCCGGGCGGCAATGTGCAGTACCAGGAAACGCAGGACGTTACCACCAATCAGCTGGGGCTTTTCACTTTACAGATTGGTAAAGGCTCGCCGGTGAGTGGTTCCTTTGCATCGATTCCCTGGGCACAGGCGAATCAGTATTTGCGGGTGGAAGTATCTGTTGGCGGAAGTAATTTTTCAGAATTGGGTACTTCTCAGTTGATGAGCGTGCCATTTGCCTTATTTGCAGCCAATAGTACACCGGGGCCTAAGGGAGATCCGGGACCAGCGGGGCCCGCAGGTCCTCAGGGAGCTAAAGGAGATCCTGGCGTGACGGGACCGGCAGGAGCGACAGGACCGCAGGGAATAGCCGGCCCTATTGGGGCAATCGGACCGATGGGACTTCCCGGGGCAACTGGTGCAACAGGAGCTACCGGCGCTATGGGCGCACAAGGTCCGGCAGGACCTATCGGACCAGCGGGAGCAACAGGAGCAGCAGGAGCGACAGGACCGGCAGGACCGGCAGGTGTTGCAGGTGCCACAGGACCAGTGGGGCCTGTGGGGCCACAGGGACCAGCAGGTCCGGCAGGAAGTATTGCCGGAGCTGCAGCGGGTGGAGATCTTAGCGGTACGTACCCTAATCCTACCGTGGCTAAAATCCAGGGATTCCCTGTAGTTACTACTGCACCAACAGCAGGTCAGTTATTAACATTTGATGGCACCAACTGGGGGCCAGCTGCCAATAGCGGAGGATTAGTTATTCCTTATGCCGGCACCTTTAATCTTCCCGGTACTTTGTTCTCACTGACTAACAATGGCGATGGTACATCGTTGGCAGGCGTTTCCAATTCTACCTCCCCTAATATTACGCCTATCCTTGGAACTGTGTCTTCTACTTCTCCCGGTGGTTTTGCTACGGCCGTAAAAGGAACCAATAATGGCACCGGCGGCTTAGGTATAGGTGTATGGGGCTCGCAGAATGGTGCAGGATGGGGAGTTTATGGGACTGCCCCTACCGGAATCGGAGTTTACGGGAATGCGACCGGGTCCGGCTTTGGCGTTTATGCCAATTCCAGCTCAGGAACCGGTTTATATGCGACCAGTACCACAGGCATGCCTGCTAACATCGCTATCTCCAATAATGCCAATACCAGCAATGCACTTACTGTTACTACATCAGGCAGCGGGGCTGGCATTCAGGTTAGTGCGAGTGCCGGTGGAAATGGTATCAATGCAGTGAGTGTGCAAGGCAGTGGTGTAAATGCCACCTCCAATATTCTGTCGGGAGCCGGCGTACTTGGCCATCATACGGTTGGCGGGGAAGCTATTACAGGGCTTACAACGAGTAACAGTGGTACACCAACGGGTGCAGTTGTAGGACGTAATGATGGCCCGGGCTATGGTGTGCAAGGTTTTATAGCCACAGATGCCTCCGGTAATGGTGTGGGCGTACTGGGGCGTGTGGGGGTAAACGGTAGTAGTGGTATGGCTGGTAAGTTTGAGAACCTGAACACCAGTAATAATATCAGTACGGTAGTGGTTACTACTGGCAGTAATGGTAATGGTGTGGATGCTACAGGCGTCAGTGGGTTTGCCTTACATGGTACTGCTACTAATATTTCCGGAGGAGGTGTAGTTGGAGATAACACAGCTGGCGGTGAAGCCGTAACGGGACGTGGCAACAGCACTGCGGGCATTGGTACGGTGGTAGGCCGGAACGATGGCGCCGGATATGGTGTATATGGATTTATTGCTACCAATACAGCTGGTACAGGTGCCGCCGTTGCAGGCCGTGTAGGTATATCAGGCTCTACTGGCCGGGGCGGATTTTTTGAAAATACCAACAATGCCAATACCAATAATACCGTGGAGGTGGTGAATGTTGGCCCTGGTGTGATTGCAGATCATAGTCAGGGTAATGCCGGTAATTTCTTTATGAATAATACCAGTGGAGTTGGTGCCGGGGTTCGTGGTGAAGTGAACAGTATTTTTGGCAACAATGGAACCGCTGGCGTGTATGGTATTGCTTCCGGAACGGGTGGTTATGGCGGTTATTTTGAGCATAGCAATACTACAGGTTTCGGTCGGGCACTGTATGTAACCAGCGTTGGCCAGGGTACTGCTACGGAGCTGGACCACAATGGCCCTAGTGGGAATGCGGTATTAATTCAGGGTTTTAATAATACTAATACTGATAATGTTTTACAGGTGCTAAGCGCAGGGCCTGGTGTGATTGCGAATCATGCTTTGGGCAATGTTGCCAATTTTGTAAACAGCAATAATACGGCGGTTGCTGCGGCTGTCAGAGGAGAGGTGAACAGTATTTTTGGTAATGCGGGCACAGCCGGTATTTATGGGGTCGCTTCCGGTACAGGCGGTTATGCTGGTTATTTCGAGCATACAGAAACTACTGGTTTTGGCATCACGTTACAGGTAATCACCAATGACCTGGGAACTGCCATGGTGGTGGATCATGAAGGGACAAGCGGCGATATTGCGATCTTCCAGTCAGGCGGTTTTAATGTGACACGTATTGACAAAACTGGTAAAGGTTTCTTTGATGGTGGTACACAGACAGGCGGTGCAGATATGGCCGAGGCCTTTGATGTTAGTGGCAGCATTAAAAATTACGAGCCTGGGGATGTGTTGATAATAGATGTTAATAAAGATAGATCTGTGGAGAAGTCAAATGAGGCGTATTCTTCATTGGTAGCGGGTGTATATGCTACTAAGCCAGGTATGCTGATGACGGAGGAGAAGATAGATACAGATATTTCAGATAAGGTACCGATGGGTGTTGTGGGAGTTATTCCTACGAAGGTATGTAATGAGGGGGGAGCGATTCATCGGGGGGATATATTGGTAACCAGCAGCAGGGTGGGATATGCGATGAAGGCGGATTTGGATAAGCTGAAGCCGGGTCAGGCTATCGGGAAGGCATTGGAGGAGATGGGCGGTAGTGAGGGAAAGATCAGGGTGCTGGTGAATGTAAAGTAG
- the rpsL gene encoding 30S ribosomal protein S12 — translation MPTIQQLVRKGREIIRAKSKSRALDSCPQRRGVCTRVYTTTPKKPNSALRKVAKVRLTNKVEVIAYIPGEGHNLQEHSIVLIRGGRVKDLPGVRYHIVRGSLDTAGVKDRKKSRSKYGTKKEKAKK, via the coding sequence ATGCCTACTATACAACAATTAGTAAGAAAAGGAAGAGAAATTATCCGGGCTAAGTCCAAGTCCAGGGCATTAGATAGCTGCCCTCAGCGCCGTGGCGTTTGTACGCGTGTTTACACTACTACGCCTAAAAAACCGAACTCCGCATTGCGTAAAGTTGCGAAGGTGCGTTTAACCAATAAAGTTGAGGTGATTGCCTATATCCCAGGTGAAGGTCATAACCTCCAGGAGCACTCTATCGTACTGATCCGTGGTGGAAGGGTTAAAGACTTACCAGGTGTTCGTTACCACATCGTTCGCGGTTCTCTGGATACTGCAGGTGTGAAAGACAGAAAGAAGAGCCGTTCCAAATATGGTACTAAGAAGGAAAAGGCTAAAAAATAA
- the porV gene encoding type IX secretion system outer membrane channel protein PorV, with protein MQKHKLLILLAGICCVPSVLLAQKSQQRPPDIGASFLLVNPDARSAGTGDAPTGLSPDVNALWSNAAKIVFAGDWGVSANYSPWMWGINNSQSNMAYVAAFKSIGKEEDQAVGLSMKYFNYGDITFRDDNGTIIQDYTPKEFSVDGSYARKLGQRFSLAISLRYIRSQLGQGNFNGLQQKPASAVAGDIGFYYQNSADKLDFGNRYCFGVSITNIGSKLSYTDDKDRKSFLPMNLRIGGGYAFVNTTTSTFTITAEINKLLVPTPPIYALDSNGMVTNTIVKGQDPDRSVVGSIFSSFGDAPGGFTEELREFTIGSGIEYSYKQILFLRAGYFYEHPNKGYRQHFSSGIGLSFQNIQLNMAYLIPTDGSLYQKKTLTFSLLYNISGAH; from the coding sequence ATGCAAAAACATAAACTCTTGATTTTGCTGGCAGGCATATGCTGTGTGCCATCGGTACTACTGGCACAGAAAAGTCAGCAACGGCCACCTGATATTGGCGCAAGTTTCCTGCTGGTCAATCCGGATGCACGCAGTGCCGGTACCGGTGATGCCCCCACTGGTCTGAGTCCGGATGTCAATGCCCTGTGGTCAAATGCCGCCAAGATTGTATTTGCCGGCGACTGGGGCGTTAGCGCCAATTATTCGCCCTGGATGTGGGGAATAAATAACAGCCAGTCCAACATGGCCTATGTCGCCGCCTTTAAAAGCATTGGCAAAGAAGAGGACCAGGCAGTAGGCTTGTCCATGAAATATTTCAATTATGGCGACATCACCTTCCGGGATGATAATGGCACGATCATACAGGACTATACGCCCAAAGAATTTTCAGTAGACGGAAGTTATGCCAGAAAGCTGGGGCAGCGTTTTTCGCTGGCCATATCACTGCGGTATATACGCAGTCAGCTGGGACAGGGTAATTTCAATGGTCTTCAGCAAAAGCCGGCATCTGCGGTAGCAGGAGATATTGGATTTTATTACCAGAATAGTGCAGACAAACTGGATTTCGGCAACAGGTACTGCTTTGGAGTAAGCATTACCAATATCGGCTCTAAGCTTTCCTATACCGATGATAAGGACCGGAAAAGTTTCCTGCCGATGAACCTGCGGATTGGTGGCGGATATGCCTTTGTTAATACTACCACCAGCACCTTTACCATTACTGCAGAAATCAACAAGCTGCTGGTACCTACCCCACCGATTTACGCGCTTGACTCCAACGGTATGGTTACCAATACCATTGTGAAGGGTCAAGACCCTGACCGGAGCGTGGTAGGTTCCATTTTTTCCTCCTTTGGAGATGCCCCTGGCGGATTTACGGAAGAGCTGAGAGAATTTACCATAGGTTCGGGAATAGAGTATTCCTACAAGCAGATACTATTTCTGAGAGCCGGATATTTCTATGAGCACCCTAACAAAGGCTACCGTCAGCATTTCAGCAGTGGTATTGGATTAAGTTTCCAGAATATTCAATTGAACATGGCCTACCTGATACCTACAGATGGCAGTTTATATCAGAAGAAAACGCTGACATTTTCGCTGCTTTACAATATCAGCGGAGCACATTAA
- a CDS encoding glycosyltransferase — MSLPITTAAFPATVIIRPAEPVVLTPGLDLILPCWNPSGQWVETLIQHYHDVVTIMGKVPVQLILVNDGSLKNFSQKHISWLEAAIPGIIVVDNKINRGKGYAIREGVKRSQHAYQVYTDLDFPFGVAAVKQVYDALQNGMDVVAGERGEAYLRELPRKRRIITRINRTMNKFILRLKVNDAQAGLKGFNMIGRDILLDTTIDGFLYDSEFMYRAGKRPRIRMAGVPVYCRPGITFSAFKMKLLFKELRNYLKIVAGPKTV, encoded by the coding sequence ATGTCATTGCCAATCACCACCGCTGCATTTCCTGCAACTGTTATAATAAGACCGGCAGAACCGGTAGTTCTTACTCCTGGCCTGGATCTGATTCTGCCATGTTGGAATCCCTCCGGCCAGTGGGTGGAAACTTTAATCCAACATTACCATGATGTCGTAACCATCATGGGAAAAGTACCGGTACAGTTAATCCTTGTCAACGACGGCTCCCTGAAAAACTTTTCCCAGAAACATATTTCCTGGCTGGAAGCCGCTATACCAGGCATTATTGTAGTAGACAACAAAATTAACAGAGGAAAGGGATACGCCATACGAGAAGGCGTAAAACGCTCCCAGCACGCTTACCAGGTATATACAGATCTTGATTTCCCATTTGGCGTTGCCGCCGTTAAACAGGTATACGATGCCCTGCAGAATGGCATGGACGTCGTAGCCGGTGAAAGGGGAGAAGCTTATCTTCGCGAACTGCCACGAAAAAGACGTATCATTACCAGGATCAATCGCACGATGAATAAATTTATCCTGCGTTTGAAAGTAAATGATGCCCAGGCCGGCCTCAAAGGCTTTAACATGATCGGCAGGGATATTCTTCTGGATACCACTATCGATGGGTTCCTGTATGATAGCGAATTCATGTACAGAGCCGGTAAACGCCCACGCATCAGAATGGCTGGCGTACCCGTTTACTGCCGCCCCGGTATTACTTTTTCAGCATTTAAGATGAAATTGCTGTTCAAAGAATTAAGAAACTATTTAAAAATTGTAGCCGGACCTAAAACAGTTTAG
- the rpsJ gene encoding 30S ribosomal protein S10 encodes MSQRIRIKLKSYDHNLVDKSAEKIVKTVRNTGAVVTGPIPLPTEKKIFTVLRSPHVNKKAREQFQLCTHKRLLDIYTSSSRTVDALSKLDLPSGVEVEIKA; translated from the coding sequence ATGTCTCAGAGAATAAGAATCAAGCTGAAGTCCTACGATCATAACCTGGTAGATAAGTCTGCTGAGAAGATCGTCAAAACCGTGCGTAACACGGGCGCCGTGGTAACAGGTCCAATTCCTTTACCTACAGAGAAGAAAATTTTTACAGTGCTGCGTAGCCCGCACGTAAACAAGAAAGCGCGCGAGCAATTCCAGTTGTGCACTCACAAACGCTTACTGGATATCTACACCTCTTCTTCCAGAACTGTAGATGCGCTCAGCAAACTGGATTTACCTTCCGGTGTAGAAGTTGAAATTAAAGCATAG
- a CDS encoding porin family protein → MKKIRLLTLVLLTMMYGSVKAQIQKGNIMVGADVTNLGFIFQKSSTTFDFNLTPKVGWFIKDGLALGGYVNFGLHSVKDNGSDVTYGVGAFARYYVEDKNVRKLEFSKRVRFFMEANAGLAGANPANGTSTNGLNVGIGPGISYFITPNIGLEGLLKYDLTVGGGNSTTANHLSLNVGFQIFLPSAKAKQIYKSEKSGQ, encoded by the coding sequence ATGAAAAAAATTCGTCTCTTAACCCTTGTGTTATTGACAATGATGTATGGTAGTGTAAAAGCTCAAATCCAGAAAGGAAATATAATGGTGGGAGCAGACGTTACCAATCTTGGTTTCATTTTTCAGAAGTCCAGTACCACCTTTGATTTTAACCTGACGCCCAAAGTAGGTTGGTTTATTAAAGACGGGCTTGCTTTAGGTGGTTATGTTAACTTTGGCTTACATAGCGTAAAAGATAACGGAAGTGATGTGACATATGGTGTTGGTGCCTTTGCCCGCTATTATGTCGAAGATAAAAATGTCCGGAAACTGGAATTCTCCAAAAGAGTTCGCTTCTTCATGGAAGCCAATGCAGGTTTAGCTGGTGCCAATCCGGCAAATGGTACGTCTACCAATGGTTTGAATGTTGGTATCGGCCCTGGTATTTCCTACTTCATCACACCAAATATCGGCCTGGAAGGATTGCTGAAATATGACCTGACCGTAGGTGGTGGTAATTCAACCACAGCCAATCATCTGAGCCTGAATGTGGGCTTCCAGATTTTCCTGCCTTCTGCGAAAGCTAAACAGATTTATAAATCTGAAAAGAGCGGTCAGTAA
- the rpsG gene encoding 30S ribosomal protein S7 — MRKQAAKKLPLAPDPRFNDKLVTRFVNNVMEQGKKSIAYKIFYDAVDKVSQMTGENGYEVWRKALTNVTPAVEVRSRRIGGATFQIPAEVRPDRKISLSIKWLVRYAGDRNGKSMADKLANEIVAASKGEGAAFKKKEDTHRMAEANKAFSHFRV; from the coding sequence ATGAGAAAGCAAGCTGCAAAGAAATTGCCTCTGGCTCCGGATCCTAGGTTCAATGACAAACTGGTTACCCGCTTTGTTAATAACGTTATGGAGCAAGGAAAAAAGAGCATTGCCTATAAAATTTTCTACGATGCTGTGGATAAAGTAAGCCAAATGACCGGTGAAAACGGTTACGAGGTTTGGAGAAAAGCATTGACCAACGTTACTCCTGCTGTAGAAGTTAGAAGCCGTCGTATCGGTGGTGCTACCTTCCAGATCCCTGCTGAAGTACGCCCTGATAGAAAAATTTCCCTGAGCATCAAATGGTTAGTTCGCTACGCTGGCGACAGAAACGGTAAGAGCATGGCTGATAAGCTGGCGAATGAAATCGTAGCTGCAAGCAAAGGTGAAGGTGCCGCTTTCAAAAAGAAAGAAGATACTCACCGTATGGCTGAAGCTAACAAAGCTTTCTCTCACTTCAGAGTATAG
- the fusA gene encoding elongation factor G, protein MADLRFQRNFGIAAHIDAGKTTTTERILYYTGKSHKIGEVHEGAATMDWMAQEQERGITITSAATTCFWNFPTLQGKAQPDTKQYKFNIIDTPGHVDFTVEVERSLRVLDGLVALFCAVSGVEPQSETVWRQANRYRVPRIGFVNKMDRSGADFLNVVKQVKEMLGANPVPLTLPIGAEDTFKGVVDLITMKGIIWDEEGKGATYQEIDIPADMVDEANEWRAKLVEAVADYDDKLMEKFFDDPNTITEAEIHEAIRKATIDIAIIPMMCGSSFKNKGVQKMLDAVCRYLPSPMDIEAVKGTNPDTGEDIERKPDAKEPFAALAFKIMTDPFVGRLAFFRAYSGHLDAGSYVLNTRTGKNERISRIMQMHANKQNPIDFIEAGDIGAAVGFKDIKTGDTLCDENNPIVLESMTFPEPVISIAIEPKTQADVDKMGMALAKLVEEDPTLKAKTDEETGQTVLSGMGELHLEIIVDRMRREFKVEVNQGAPQVAYKEALTVKVAHRETFKKQSGGKGKFADIQIEIGPADAEWLKENDGKSFQFINDIFGGAIPKEFIPAVQKGFEASMNQGVLANFPLVSMKVRLFDGGFHAVDSDAMSFELCAKQAFREAGRKAKPVLLEPIMKVEVQTPDQYMGDVTGDLNRRRGMLEGMDSKNGVQVIKAKVPLSEMFGYVTQLRSLSSGRATSIMEFSHYAPAPNNVAEEVIAKVKGKVNA, encoded by the coding sequence ATGGCAGACTTAAGATTTCAAAGGAACTTTGGTATTGCGGCGCACATTGATGCGGGTAAAACCACTACCACAGAGCGTATCCTGTATTATACAGGTAAATCCCACAAGATTGGTGAGGTACACGAAGGTGCCGCTACCATGGACTGGATGGCACAGGAGCAGGAGAGAGGTATTACCATTACATCTGCTGCTACCACTTGTTTTTGGAATTTTCCAACTTTACAAGGTAAAGCACAGCCAGATACCAAACAATATAAATTCAACATCATCGATACTCCAGGCCACGTGGACTTCACCGTTGAGGTAGAACGTTCCCTGCGCGTACTGGATGGTCTGGTGGCACTGTTCTGCGCTGTATCCGGCGTTGAGCCTCAGTCTGAAACCGTTTGGCGCCAGGCTAACCGCTACCGTGTACCACGTATCGGTTTTGTTAACAAAATGGACCGCTCCGGTGCTGACTTCTTAAACGTTGTTAAGCAGGTGAAAGAAATGCTGGGTGCTAACCCTGTTCCTTTGACCCTGCCTATCGGTGCAGAAGATACTTTCAAAGGTGTGGTTGATCTGATCACCATGAAAGGTATCATCTGGGACGAAGAAGGTAAAGGTGCTACCTACCAGGAAATTGATATTCCTGCTGACATGGTAGACGAAGCTAACGAATGGAGAGCTAAACTGGTAGAAGCAGTTGCTGACTACGATGATAAACTCATGGAGAAATTCTTCGATGATCCTAATACCATCACTGAAGCTGAAATCCACGAAGCTATCCGTAAAGCTACCATCGATATCGCTATCATCCCTATGATGTGCGGTTCTTCCTTCAAAAACAAAGGTGTTCAGAAAATGCTGGATGCGGTTTGCCGTTACCTGCCTTCTCCAATGGACATCGAAGCAGTAAAAGGTACTAACCCTGATACTGGTGAAGATATCGAACGTAAACCAGATGCTAAAGAACCATTCGCTGCACTGGCGTTCAAAATCATGACCGATCCTTTCGTAGGTCGTCTGGCATTCTTCCGGGCTTACTCTGGTCACCTGGATGCAGGTTCTTACGTTCTCAATACCCGTACAGGTAAAAACGAGCGTATCTCCCGTATCATGCAGATGCACGCTAACAAACAGAACCCTATCGATTTCATCGAAGCTGGTGATATCGGTGCGGCTGTTGGTTTTAAAGATATCAAAACCGGTGATACCCTCTGCGATGAGAACAATCCTATCGTACTGGAATCAATGACCTTCCCTGAGCCGGTAATCTCCATCGCTATCGAGCCTAAAACTCAGGCAGATGTGGACAAAATGGGTATGGCCCTCGCTAAACTGGTAGAAGAAGATCCTACCCTGAAAGCTAAAACCGACGAAGAAACCGGTCAAACCGTTCTTTCCGGTATGGGTGAGCTTCACCTCGAAATCATCGTTGACCGTATGCGTCGCGAATTCAAGGTAGAAGTTAACCAGGGTGCACCTCAGGTTGCTTACAAAGAAGCACTGACTGTGAAAGTAGCTCACCGCGAAACATTCAAGAAACAATCCGGTGGTAAAGGTAAGTTCGCCGATATCCAGATCGAGATCGGACCTGCTGACGCAGAATGGCTGAAAGAAAACGACGGTAAATCATTCCAGTTCATCAACGATATCTTCGGTGGTGCTATTCCAAAAGAATTCATCCCTGCTGTTCAGAAAGGCTTCGAAGCTTCTATGAACCAAGGTGTTCTGGCTAACTTCCCGCTCGTAAGCATGAAAGTTCGTCTGTTCGACGGTGGTTTCCACGCAGTGGATTCCGACGCGATGTCCTTCGAACTTTGCGCTAAACAAGCCTTCCGTGAAGCTGGCCGCAAAGCTAAACCAGTTCTGCTCGAGCCAATCATGAAAGTAGAAGTTCAAACCCCAGACCAATACATGGGTGACGTAACAGGTGACCTGAACCGTCGTCGTGGTATGCTGGAAGGTATGGACTCCAAAAACGGTGTTCAGGTAATTAAAGCTAAAGTTCCACTGAGCGAAATGTTCGGTTACGTAACCCAGCTGCGTTCCCTGTCTTCCGGTCGCGCTACTTCCATCATGGAATTCTCTCACTACGCTCCAGCTCCAAACAACGTTGCTGAAGAAGTGATCGCGAAAGTTAAAGGAAAAGTAAACGCTTAA
- a CDS encoding T9SS type A sorting domain-containing protein, whose amino-acid sequence MNILTRTVFCLLVTLSIGMPCVRAQLVLNRQVTATTGGSGTAGTVRIQYTVGEPVITLITDGHLLLTQGFQQPDELPTISPAAPLVKGYIVFPNPAASVLKVRMDLLATANVQLELINTAGQTMYTTQQTLGPGQNTFEINVSRFAAAIYSLRIHVGQQIFYEKVIIQ is encoded by the coding sequence ATGAATATTTTAACACGTACAGTCTTTTGCTTATTGGTAACCCTTAGCATAGGTATGCCCTGTGTCAGGGCACAGCTGGTATTGAACCGGCAGGTAACAGCTACCACCGGAGGAAGTGGCACAGCGGGTACGGTCCGTATTCAGTATACAGTTGGAGAACCTGTCATTACCCTGATTACTGATGGTCACCTTCTGCTTACGCAGGGTTTTCAGCAGCCGGACGAGTTACCGACGATCAGTCCGGCGGCACCACTTGTCAAAGGTTACATCGTATTTCCCAATCCGGCAGCCTCTGTGCTGAAGGTACGAATGGACCTGCTGGCAACAGCAAACGTACAGCTGGAACTTATCAATACTGCAGGTCAGACCATGTATACGACCCAACAGACCTTAGGGCCTGGACAGAACACGTTTGAGATAAATGTCAGCCGGTTTGCTGCGGCGATTTACAGTCTGCGGATCCATGTAGGGCAGCAGATTTTCTACGAAAAAGTAATTATTCAGTAA